One Kiritimatiellia bacterium genomic region harbors:
- a CDS encoding DJ-1/PfpI family protein, which produces MSKVLVLLAEGCEEIEAVTVIDVLRRAEFSVTVAGLKPDVIRASRGVKLAPDTVIDAVNPLDFDAIVVPGGYGGVQNLMADERALQAIRKLHSAGRWVCAICAGPLVLEKAGVLAGRRATCYPGVELKTTQRVDDRVVVDGRLITSQGPATSMAFALEIVKQLGGADLAQKVASALLV; this is translated from the coding sequence ATGAGCAAGGTTCTGGTGTTGTTGGCGGAAGGTTGCGAAGAGATCGAGGCTGTAACTGTGATCGACGTTTTGAGGCGGGCGGAATTTTCGGTGACCGTCGCCGGTCTCAAGCCGGATGTGATTCGGGCCTCGCGCGGCGTGAAACTCGCGCCCGACACGGTGATCGACGCGGTCAATCCGCTGGACTTCGATGCGATCGTCGTCCCAGGCGGCTATGGCGGCGTTCAAAATTTGATGGCCGACGAACGCGCACTTCAGGCTATCCGCAAATTACATAGCGCGGGCCGATGGGTCTGCGCGATTTGCGCCGGTCCGCTTGTCCTCGAAAAGGCCGGTGTGCTGGCAGGCCGTAGAGCAACGTGCTACCCGGGCGTGGAACTCAAAACAACCCAGCGAGTGGATGATCGCGTCGTGGTCGATGGCCGCCTAATCACTAGCCAAGGTCCGGCGACCAGCATGGCATTTGCGCTGGAGATCGTCAAACAGTTGGGCGGAGCCGACCTCGCCCAAAAAGTCGCGTCCGCCCTGCTGGTTTGA
- a CDS encoding 4-phosphoerythronate dehydrogenase, translating to MTRIVCATSVALGREAFSTLGEVVCVPEQEISPEIVRNADLLITRSKVRVGPSLLEGSRVSFVATATAGFDHIDTDYLSTRGIAWTAAPGCNAHSVAEWVVAALLELHAHRGVPLEGSSIGIIGVGNVGSRVAALAPALGLAPLLNDPPRAALEPGPQWLDLRSLLSRTDIITLHVPLTDTGEYATREMVNCRFLEDMRPGSILINASRGEVVDEDCLLLALEKGWLAETVLDVYENEPAIDPRVVRSAFLATPHIAGYSYEGRVRGTIMCYEEACRFLEVEPRWSPPVFTSEATRTLYVDPRGRSDLEALHDVVSQAYNIRADDTALRNGMDLQPEERRAHFQRLRAQYPDRREFPSFKVRLAAPAPSLEERLRVLGFQVDPH from the coding sequence ATGACGCGAATCGTTTGCGCGACCAGCGTGGCGCTGGGCCGCGAAGCGTTTTCGACCCTGGGTGAGGTGGTCTGTGTGCCGGAACAGGAGATTTCTCCGGAGATCGTCCGGAACGCTGACCTCTTGATCACCCGCTCAAAGGTCCGTGTCGGTCCCTCCTTGCTCGAGGGCAGCCGCGTTTCGTTCGTGGCCACCGCAACCGCGGGCTTCGACCACATTGACACCGACTACCTTTCCACCCGTGGAATCGCATGGACCGCCGCGCCCGGTTGCAACGCGCACAGCGTCGCCGAATGGGTCGTCGCCGCGCTCCTCGAACTCCATGCGCATCGCGGTGTACCGCTCGAAGGCAGCTCCATCGGCATTATCGGGGTCGGGAATGTCGGATCCCGCGTCGCGGCGCTCGCCCCTGCGCTGGGCCTTGCGCCACTGCTCAATGATCCACCTCGCGCGGCCTTGGAGCCCGGTCCTCAGTGGTTGGATCTGCGCTCGCTGCTTTCCCGGACCGATATCATCACACTGCATGTTCCCCTCACGGACACGGGCGAGTACGCGACGCGAGAGATGGTCAACTGCCGATTCCTCGAAGATATGCGGCCGGGATCCATACTCATCAATGCCTCTCGCGGCGAGGTTGTCGATGAGGATTGCCTCCTGCTTGCCCTGGAAAAGGGATGGCTTGCAGAAACTGTTCTCGACGTTTATGAAAATGAGCCGGCCATCGATCCGCGGGTCGTCCGCAGCGCATTCCTGGCCACACCGCATATCGCAGGCTATTCCTACGAGGGACGCGTTCGCGGAACGATCATGTGTTACGAGGAGGCCTGCCGATTCCTCGAGGTGGAACCCCGCTGGTCGCCGCCCGTTTTTACTTCAGAGGCAACTCGAACCCTCTATGTTGATCCGCGGGGTCGGTCCGACTTGGAGGCCCTCCACGATGTGGTTTCCCAAGCCTATAACATTCGCGCAGACGATACTGCCCTGCGCAACGGCATGGATCTGCAACCCGAGGAGCGGCGCGCGCACTTTCAGCGACTCCGGGCGCAATACCCGGATCGACGCGAGTTTCCGTCGTTTAAGGTGCGCCTCGCCGCACCGGCACCGTCGCTGGAGGAAAGGCTTCGCGTCCTGGGATTTCAAGTGGATCCGCACTGA
- the nth gene encoding endonuclease III: MTRSETLEQKKRRAREILDRLRRSIPELRCELDFNTPLELAVAAILAAQCTDKRVNQVTPSLFRRYRNASDYANADLRELEELIRSTGFFRNKAKNIKALGAALVERHGGNVPSEMDALLRLPGIGRKTAHLLRANAFGLPGLIIDTHQIRVNQRLGLTSHRDPEKIEYDLQKLLPENDWTDWSHAITLHGRYVCTARAPKCNECPLTDLCPYVQSMSGRRGRENGSGQRRSSRSRARERSAS, from the coding sequence ATGACGCGGAGCGAGACCCTTGAGCAAAAAAAGCGGCGCGCCAGGGAAATTTTGGACCGTCTTCGCCGCTCGATCCCTGAGCTCCGTTGTGAACTGGACTTCAACACCCCGCTGGAGCTAGCGGTTGCCGCCATCCTTGCTGCGCAATGCACGGACAAACGTGTCAACCAGGTGACGCCGTCGCTGTTTCGTCGCTATCGCAACGCATCCGACTACGCCAACGCCGATCTCCGGGAGCTGGAGGAACTGATCCGCAGCACGGGGTTCTTTAGAAACAAGGCCAAAAACATCAAAGCTCTGGGGGCGGCACTCGTGGAGCGGCACGGAGGAAACGTCCCATCCGAGATGGACGCCCTGCTCCGTCTTCCGGGCATCGGCCGAAAAACCGCCCATCTGCTTAGGGCCAACGCGTTTGGGCTTCCGGGTTTAATTATCGATACCCATCAAATCCGCGTGAACCAGCGGCTTGGCCTGACCTCCCATCGGGACCCCGAAAAAATCGAATATGATCTGCAAAAATTGCTGCCCGAGAACGACTGGACCGACTGGTCGCACGCCATCACGCTGCACGGGCGATATGTCTGCACGGCTCGCGCGCCGAAATGCAACGAATGCCCGCTTACCGACCTGTGTCCGTATGTTCAATCCATGAGTGGACGACGCGGGCGCGAAAATGGATCTGGGCAGAGGCGGTCCTCGCGATCACGTGCGCGAGAACGGTCCGCTTCGTGA
- a CDS encoding argininosuccinate synthase, protein MKVVLAYSGGLDTSVILKWIRETYSAEVICFAADIGQEEELEGLEAKARQTGASKCYIDDLREEFARDFVFPMIRAGAVYESGYLLGTSIARPLIAKRLVEIAIAENADAIAHGATGKGNDQVRFELTAYALKPDIRVIAPWREERFRQQFSGRQAMLEYCARHGIPVEATSKKPYSMDRNLLHISYEGGILEDPWAEPPEDMFKLTVSPEAAPDRPEYVEVDFENGNAVAVNGQRLSPLGVMQALNQLGGRHGVGRVDLVENRFVGMKSRGVYETPGGTILHRAREAVEQITMDREVLHLRNSLIPRYAALVYNGFWYSPEREMLQKAMDEAAASVTGTARIKLYKGSATVAGRKAARSLYDPHMASFEGAGGYDQGDATGFIKLNALRLRVRARVRS, encoded by the coding sequence ATGAAAGTGGTGCTTGCGTATTCGGGCGGTCTGGACACGTCCGTGATCCTCAAGTGGATTCGCGAAACGTATAGCGCAGAAGTGATCTGCTTTGCAGCGGATATCGGACAGGAGGAGGAGCTCGAGGGGCTCGAGGCAAAAGCGAGGCAGACGGGCGCGTCGAAATGTTACATCGACGACCTTCGCGAAGAGTTTGCCCGTGATTTTGTGTTCCCAATGATTCGCGCGGGCGCCGTCTACGAGAGCGGCTATCTGCTCGGCACGTCCATTGCACGGCCGCTCATCGCGAAGCGCCTTGTCGAGATCGCCATCGCGGAGAACGCCGACGCAATCGCGCACGGCGCGACCGGCAAGGGGAACGACCAGGTGCGCTTTGAACTGACGGCCTACGCGCTGAAGCCGGACATTCGGGTCATCGCCCCGTGGCGCGAAGAGCGGTTTCGCCAGCAGTTCAGCGGGCGACAGGCGATGCTCGAATATTGCGCCCGCCATGGGATCCCCGTCGAAGCCACGTCGAAAAAGCCCTATTCCATGGACCGGAATCTCCTGCACATCAGCTACGAGGGCGGCATTCTCGAGGATCCATGGGCGGAACCGCCGGAAGACATGTTCAAGCTGACGGTCAGCCCGGAAGCCGCGCCGGACCGACCGGAATATGTCGAGGTCGATTTCGAAAACGGCAACGCCGTGGCAGTTAATGGCCAGCGGCTGTCGCCGCTAGGGGTCATGCAGGCGCTTAACCAACTGGGCGGCCGGCACGGGGTTGGACGCGTGGACCTGGTGGAAAACCGGTTTGTTGGCATGAAGAGCCGCGGCGTCTATGAAACGCCGGGCGGCACGATCCTGCACCGCGCCCGCGAGGCTGTCGAACAGATCACGATGGACCGCGAGGTGCTGCACCTTCGCAACAGTTTGATTCCTCGATATGCCGCGCTCGTTTACAACGGGTTCTGGTACTCGCCCGAGCGCGAGATGCTGCAGAAAGCAATGGACGAGGCCGCCGCGTCGGTCACAGGCACCGCGCGGATCAAGCTCTACAAGGGATCCGCCACGGTGGCCGGCCGAAAGGCCGCCCGGTCGTTGTACGACCCGCACATGGCGAGCTTCGAGGGCGCGGGTGGCTATGACCAGGGCGACGCGACCGGCTTCATCAAGCTAAACGCCCTCCGCCTGCGCGTGCGCGCACGCGTTCGCTCATAA
- a CDS encoding NYN domain-containing protein: protein MSKSPETANLAVFCDFENIALGVEEAKYEKFDIALVLEKLLLKGSIVVKKAYCDWARYRDFKAAMHEAAFELIEIPHIRQSGKNSADIRLVVDALDLCYTKPHVDTFVIVSGDSDFSPLVSKLRENNKTVIGVGVKQSTSDLLIANCDEFIYYDDLVRAQRPARRSRAPKKSPEAPGDSRAHLRPSEKMGDVQEAIDLILETIEAIAEERGSDEKIWGSMVKQTLKRRRPGFNESYYGYRSFNRLLEDMAARGLIELEHDEKSGGVIIRRFR from the coding sequence ATGAGCAAATCGCCGGAAACCGCAAATTTGGCCGTCTTTTGTGATTTTGAGAACATCGCCCTGGGCGTGGAGGAGGCGAAATACGAAAAGTTCGACATCGCCCTCGTGCTGGAAAAACTGCTGCTCAAGGGAAGCATCGTCGTCAAAAAAGCCTACTGCGACTGGGCGCGCTACCGCGACTTCAAGGCAGCCATGCACGAGGCGGCCTTCGAGTTGATTGAGATTCCGCATATTCGGCAGTCCGGAAAGAACTCCGCCGACATCCGCCTCGTCGTCGATGCGCTCGATCTCTGCTACACCAAGCCCCATGTCGATACCTTCGTGATCGTCAGCGGAGACTCGGATTTTTCCCCGCTGGTCAGCAAGTTGCGCGAGAACAACAAAACCGTGATCGGCGTGGGCGTGAAACAATCCACGTCGGACCTACTGATCGCGAACTGCGACGAATTTATTTACTACGACGATCTCGTCCGTGCGCAGCGTCCGGCGCGGCGCTCCCGCGCCCCCAAAAAATCGCCGGAGGCGCCGGGAGATTCCCGGGCCCATCTCCGCCCTTCGGAAAAAATGGGCGATGTGCAAGAGGCGATCGATCTCATCCTCGAGACGATCGAAGCCATCGCGGAGGAGCGCGGGTCGGACGAAAAGATTTGGGGGTCCATGGTCAAGCAGACGCTCAAGCGACGACGCCCAGGTTTCAACGAATCGTACTACGGCTACCGCTCGTTCAATCGCCTCCTCGAGGACATGGCCGCGCGCGGCCTGATCGAGCTGGAGCACGACGAAAAATCCGGCGGCGTGATCATTCGGCGCTTCCGTTGA
- a CDS encoding PEP-CTERM sorting domain-containing protein produces MITRLICFAIAIPTLTASAANLAYDDAFQSAYSDGWQSGDNGGFGFSAWTIFVNNNPPSYFAGVFIGNPASNAGISGMPTNSFGLYANPHAGNPFVNADRSLTGGGLSVGQTFRFLWGVNWDSNSAEGNKGFNLYVGGISGTQVVNVNIGNSATITFNGNDTGFGYGTIAMLWEFTMVDPTTLSVQANDRDGTGTFTTSITVPGGIDAFRLYASSMDFGSYREPYFNNFEVVPEPSTIALAALGLAGLVYRRLRK; encoded by the coding sequence ATGATCACACGTCTCATATGTTTCGCGATCGCCATACCCACTCTGACTGCGAGCGCCGCCAACCTGGCCTATGACGACGCCTTTCAATCGGCCTACTCAGACGGATGGCAAAGCGGCGATAATGGCGGTTTTGGGTTTAGCGCTTGGACCATCTTCGTAAATAACAATCCTCCTTCATATTTTGCGGGTGTTTTCATCGGAAACCCGGCATCTAACGCAGGAATTTCCGGCATGCCTACGAATAGCTTCGGGTTGTATGCCAACCCACACGCAGGAAATCCCTTCGTGAACGCGGACCGTTCTCTCACCGGGGGCGGTCTCAGCGTGGGGCAAACATTCCGCTTCTTGTGGGGCGTCAACTGGGACTCGAACAGCGCCGAAGGCAACAAAGGCTTCAACCTCTACGTCGGCGGGATCAGTGGCACACAGGTGGTCAATGTCAACATCGGGAATTCGGCAACGATCACCTTCAATGGCAACGATACTGGATTCGGCTATGGCACCATCGCCATGCTTTGGGAATTTACAATGGTTGACCCGACCACGCTCAGCGTGCAGGCCAATGACCGTGACGGTACGGGTACATTTACTACAAGCATTACGGTCCCTGGTGGCATCGATGCGTTTCGCCTGTACGCAAGCTCCATGGATTTCGGGAGCTATCGGGAACCGTACTTCAACAACTTTGAGGTGGTCCCGGAACCGTCCACCATTGCGCTGGCCGCACTCGGGCTTGCCGGTCTCGTTTACCGGAGGCTTCGCAAATAA
- a CDS encoding zinc ribbon domain-containing protein, with amino-acid sequence MPTYEYECKKCGVTFEKFQRISEKPLRRCPECRGSVSRKVGAGAGLLFKGSGFYITDYRSENYKKSAKADSGGSADSSKSPSSPGGKSDAGASSSTSKKVESKA; translated from the coding sequence ATGCCCACGTACGAATACGAGTGCAAAAAATGCGGTGTTACGTTTGAAAAATTTCAAAGAATCAGCGAGAAACCGCTTCGACGATGTCCCGAGTGCCGCGGGAGCGTCAGCCGAAAGGTCGGAGCGGGGGCGGGTTTGCTGTTCAAGGGGAGTGGATTCTACATCACAGATTATCGCAGCGAGAATTACAAGAAATCTGCGAAAGCCGATTCCGGGGGATCCGCTGACAGCTCGAAATCGCCGTCATCCCCCGGTGGCAAATCAGACGCGGGGGCGTCCTCGTCCACATCCAAAAAGGTTGAATCCAAGGCGTGA
- a CDS encoding RNA methyltransferase, producing the protein MISITSLQNPRLKELIRLQKRPYRDERGLVVVEGYREVKRMLDNGRAPLALFFAPEFYQGANEPEIVRRCAEAGAELFECSREAFAKVAYRDRPEGLIALTRQVRLRLADLSLPERPLLLVAEAIEKPGNLGSLLRSADAAGVHAVIVCDRCTDIHNPNVVRSSIGTLFSLPVAEAESEETLRWLREREIRIVAATPHAEREYTEVDMTVGIAIVVGTEKFGLSEKWMSAADERARIPMFGQIDSLNVAAATTLLLYEAVRQRRARGLIPARANRL; encoded by the coding sequence GTGATCTCGATCACAAGCCTCCAGAATCCTCGGTTGAAGGAATTGATCCGCTTGCAGAAACGACCGTATCGCGATGAACGCGGTCTGGTGGTGGTCGAGGGCTACCGCGAGGTCAAACGCATGCTCGACAACGGGCGCGCACCGCTCGCCCTCTTTTTTGCACCGGAATTTTATCAGGGGGCAAACGAGCCGGAGATTGTGCGCCGCTGCGCGGAGGCCGGCGCGGAACTCTTTGAGTGCTCGCGCGAGGCGTTCGCGAAAGTGGCGTATCGCGACCGGCCGGAAGGGTTGATCGCTCTGACCCGACAGGTTCGCCTGCGCCTTGCGGACTTGTCACTCCCGGAACGCCCGCTGCTGTTGGTTGCGGAGGCCATCGAAAAACCGGGGAATCTCGGCTCTCTGTTGCGCTCTGCCGACGCCGCCGGCGTTCACGCCGTGATCGTCTGCGACCGATGCACGGATATTCACAACCCCAACGTCGTCCGGTCCAGCATCGGCACGCTGTTCAGCCTGCCAGTCGCCGAGGCGGAATCGGAGGAAACGCTCCGCTGGCTCCGTGAGCGGGAAATTCGAATCGTTGCCGCCACACCGCACGCCGAGCGCGAATACACCGAAGTCGACATGACGGTCGGAATCGCGATCGTCGTCGGCACGGAAAAATTCGGGCTGAGCGAGAAATGGATGTCCGCGGCGGATGAGCGGGCGCGAATTCCGATGTTTGGCCAGATCGATTCCCTCAATGTCGCGGCGGCGACGACCCTCCTTTTGTATGAGGCGGTGCGCCAGCGGCGTGCCCGTGGCTTAATTCCCGCACGCGCGAATCGGCTGTAA
- a CDS encoding hydroxymethylglutaryl-CoA reductase, translating to MKREMEVAAVPLKWVGPIRIKGSEVEGDTEVPLATYESPLWPSVDRGARVTREIGGITVVVLDQCMTRSVVVEAADAASAAGIAEAIRSRMSEMEAAAAATSRFARLRGVHCQVVGRQLYVRFSFDTGDAAGHNMATKAAESLLDWILREYPALKYVSISGNLCTDKKPSAVNGILGRGVYVIAEGLVPARICETRLRVAPQSIVDLNMKKNWMGTALAGGLRAANAHFANMLLAFYLATGQDAANIVEGSQGFVTAEVQADGSLYFACTIPHIIVGTVGSGKDLPFVERALERLGCRANRPAGENRKRLAAICGAVVWCGELSLLAAQANPGELVRAHMALERKARAHTG from the coding sequence ATGAAGCGCGAGATGGAAGTGGCCGCCGTCCCGCTGAAATGGGTGGGGCCGATACGCATCAAAGGAAGTGAGGTGGAAGGCGACACCGAGGTTCCTCTTGCGACCTACGAAAGCCCGCTCTGGCCCTCTGTCGACCGTGGGGCACGGGTAACGCGGGAGATCGGCGGGATCACGGTTGTAGTGCTTGACCAGTGCATGACCCGTTCCGTGGTCGTCGAGGCGGCGGACGCAGCCAGCGCGGCTGGGATCGCGGAGGCGATCCGTTCGCGAATGTCGGAAATGGAGGCGGCTGCCGCCGCGACGAGCCGCTTTGCCCGACTGCGGGGCGTTCATTGTCAGGTGGTGGGGCGGCAGCTTTACGTTCGTTTCTCCTTCGATACGGGGGATGCCGCCGGCCACAACATGGCTACGAAAGCGGCCGAGTCCTTGTTAGACTGGATTCTACGCGAGTACCCCGCGCTCAAGTACGTGTCGATTTCAGGGAACCTCTGCACGGACAAAAAGCCCTCCGCGGTCAACGGGATTCTCGGCAGAGGGGTTTATGTGATCGCCGAAGGCCTCGTGCCCGCGAGGATTTGCGAGACCCGGCTTCGGGTCGCTCCGCAATCGATTGTTGACCTGAATATGAAAAAAAATTGGATGGGCACCGCGCTCGCGGGGGGGCTTCGGGCCGCAAACGCCCATTTTGCCAACATGCTCCTGGCCTTTTACCTCGCGACCGGGCAGGACGCGGCGAATATCGTCGAGGGTTCTCAGGGGTTTGTGACAGCCGAAGTTCAGGCCGATGGTTCCCTGTATTTCGCGTGCACGATTCCGCACATCATTGTCGGAACCGTGGGCAGCGGCAAGGACCTGCCCTTTGTGGAGAGGGCGCTGGAACGACTGGGGTGCCGGGCGAACCGTCCGGCGGGAGAAAACAGGAAACGGCTCGCCGCCATTTGCGGCGCGGTGGTGTGGTGTGGAGAATTGTCGCTACTTGCGGCTCAGGCCAATCCGGGCGAGCTGGTGCGTGCGCACATGGCGCTTGAACGCAAGGCAAGGGCGCACACCGGTTGA
- a CDS encoding glycosyltransferase family 39 protein: protein MRPAAIHRWLFIAIFALAVAVRSVGLFRGLETGASFHPDVAKQMVAVQNYLRGIYVWYVGSLAYDGYPYGLNHVDEWLIRATWPTVRYLVSTLQPAVELPNRPSQSHIHHIALLFRVLYGIIALAVFWGILQRLDLSPALRLLWLLAAALSPILSVVTHTATGDVGTDLFAIAAIALFLRARNTDPSPLLFFACGAMCGLAFACKYHGLLAILAPGFWLLLAPLSWKRRFAWGAALAGGAIAGFVLLTPHVLWKTEKTLELIWLNFHYIRNYGVSSDFLALPFGSRLRISLSSNVPIVLHTIGYSMVTLSVLAAIAAARKYLQNRSIESAWNLSAIAAPWVAIVLALIGKPEVQPFHFSFLPLMLMAASAATAASSRFPFRACSAILLAFAAVEYARIQRWEWFHWSREDTLSIVERAEDQLAISLDPSERVTAVGFLAVESENLSVFRNRPRVVRVPGGSVWTNAPQAFLPSTPWPISRHWIFADLPAFPRETRLAVIKPREPFRRGVVQSELSGDLSVLVCAGPREAFVDLRVDGERQSFLLPAYESRSWTFPREKARPFQRGPYAGRAFDVQIDVRGSPILVRFGPPPEPLVESQIISAKLARARFFSGTNTVGSGAFGLLRFAALTPGRYAVELNAPTENTPTLIVNNLLVKHPDRAIRVPFEQTNGVWLAEWTNTPQSLFSSIEVDCGSNAAPITIAWNIRPLEALEPVAPAPPPWQPQFSFAKGRWTLGNLYLPPRLPARASFAIEPRLKASPKGLEDLDEVAFFIHLLDSEKRQVYAQDIPLERIPSRYDGALLAQMIGPLDLPPGRYEAWIGLYHPRTGKRVKPDAPHGRDRRVHAGSIELY from the coding sequence ATGCGACCTGCTGCAATCCACCGTTGGCTCTTCATAGCCATCTTCGCCCTTGCGGTTGCTGTGCGATCGGTCGGGCTGTTTCGCGGACTTGAGACCGGCGCCAGCTTCCATCCAGATGTGGCAAAGCAGATGGTCGCCGTCCAAAACTACCTACGCGGTATTTACGTTTGGTATGTGGGCTCGCTCGCCTATGACGGCTACCCCTACGGACTCAACCATGTCGATGAGTGGCTGATCCGAGCGACGTGGCCGACCGTTCGATACCTCGTTTCAACTCTCCAGCCAGCGGTCGAACTGCCGAATCGTCCTTCACAGTCTCACATCCATCACATCGCGCTTCTGTTCCGCGTTCTGTATGGGATAATCGCCCTGGCCGTCTTTTGGGGAATTCTCCAAAGACTAGACCTTTCTCCCGCGTTGCGCCTGCTCTGGCTTCTCGCGGCCGCGCTCTCGCCGATTTTGTCGGTCGTCACACATACCGCCACCGGCGATGTGGGGACCGACCTTTTCGCCATCGCGGCGATCGCCCTTTTTCTCAGGGCTCGTAATACGGATCCATCTCCCCTTTTGTTTTTTGCGTGCGGCGCGATGTGCGGCCTCGCCTTCGCGTGCAAGTATCACGGCCTGCTGGCCATTCTGGCGCCAGGCTTCTGGCTCCTCTTGGCGCCGCTATCTTGGAAACGCCGCTTTGCATGGGGCGCCGCGCTGGCCGGCGGCGCGATCGCCGGCTTCGTGCTTCTCACGCCGCATGTCCTTTGGAAAACGGAGAAAACCCTAGAACTGATCTGGCTCAACTTTCATTACATCAGGAACTATGGGGTCTCGTCGGATTTCCTTGCCCTGCCCTTCGGCTCCCGGCTCCGGATAAGCCTCAGCAGCAATGTCCCGATCGTCCTTCATACGATCGGCTACTCGATGGTCACGTTGAGCGTCCTGGCCGCCATCGCAGCGGCGCGCAAATATCTTCAAAATCGATCGATTGAATCTGCCTGGAATCTGTCGGCCATCGCCGCGCCGTGGGTGGCGATCGTCCTTGCGTTGATCGGAAAACCCGAGGTCCAACCGTTTCATTTTAGTTTCTTGCCGCTGATGCTGATGGCTGCCTCGGCTGCGACGGCGGCTTCATCTCGGTTCCCCTTCCGGGCATGCAGCGCCATCCTACTCGCCTTCGCCGCCGTCGAATACGCTCGCATCCAGCGATGGGAATGGTTCCATTGGAGCCGCGAAGACACCCTTAGTATCGTCGAGCGGGCTGAGGATCAGTTGGCAATCTCGCTGGATCCTTCCGAGAGAGTCACTGCCGTCGGTTTTTTGGCGGTCGAGTCGGAAAATCTTTCAGTCTTCCGGAACCGGCCTCGCGTGGTCCGCGTGCCGGGCGGCTCCGTATGGACCAACGCGCCGCAAGCTTTTCTGCCATCCACGCCCTGGCCCATCAGCCGGCACTGGATATTTGCCGACCTGCCGGCGTTTCCCCGCGAAACCCGCCTGGCCGTCATCAAGCCCCGCGAACCCTTCCGGCGAGGGGTCGTTCAGAGCGAACTCTCCGGCGATCTGTCCGTCCTGGTTTGCGCTGGCCCCCGCGAAGCGTTCGTGGACCTGCGTGTGGACGGGGAGCGCCAATCGTTCCTCCTGCCGGCCTACGAATCGCGATCCTGGACATTCCCCCGTGAAAAAGCACGACCGTTTCAACGCGGTCCTTATGCCGGCCGCGCCTTTGATGTGCAGATTGACGTTCGCGGATCACCGATTCTTGTCCGCTTCGGGCCACCCCCGGAACCCCTGGTGGAATCGCAGATTATTTCTGCAAAATTGGCTCGCGCCCGCTTTTTCAGCGGGACCAACACCGTGGGCAGCGGCGCTTTCGGGCTGCTTCGCTTCGCCGCACTGACGCCCGGGCGGTATGCTGTGGAGTTGAATGCCCCAACGGAGAATACGCCCACCCTGATCGTCAACAACCTCCTCGTCAAACATCCGGATCGGGCAATCCGCGTCCCGTTCGAACAGACCAATGGCGTCTGGCTCGCCGAGTGGACCAACACCCCTCAGTCCCTTTTTTCCAGCATAGAAGTCGACTGCGGCAGCAATGCGGCGCCAATTACAATCGCTTGGAACATCCGACCGCTGGAGGCGCTCGAACCTGTCGCGCCTGCCCCGCCCCCGTGGCAGCCGCAGTTCTCCTTCGCAAAAGGTCGTTGGACGCTCGGAAACCTTTATCTGCCACCTCGTCTGCCGGCTCGCGCGTCCTTCGCTATAGAACCCCGGCTCAAGGCCTCGCCCAAGGGACTCGAGGACCTTGACGAGGTGGCGTTTTTCATCCATCTCCTCGATTCAGAAAAACGCCAGGTCTACGCGCAAGACATCCCCTTGGAACGAATCCCGTCCCGGTATGATGGCGCGCTCCTCGCGCAGATGATCGGCCCGCTCGACCTACCGCCCGGCCGGTACGAGGCATGGATCGGCTTGTATCATCCGCGCACCGGCAAGCGAGTGAAGCCGGATGCGCCCCACGGTCGAGACCGGCGCGTTCACGCAGGCTCCATCGAGCTATACTGA